The sequence AGTGTTCGGTGGGTACCTCGCGGTGCTGGCTGTAGGTGCCAGCGCATTGCTCATCGTCAGAGGCTTTCCAAAGCATTAGCGTTTGAGGCGAATATGGCGAGTACATCAGTAGAGTATATTCAGCACCATTTGCAGAATCTGACCTTCGGCAAACTGCCGGCCGGTTATGAGCGTTATGATGGTTCTGTGTTGCAGGAAGCTACCTGGACCGTGGCCAAGAGTGGCAGTGAAGCCGCTGACATGGGCTTCATGGCATTCCACCTGGATACCCTGGGCTGGTCGATCCTGATGGGGATCATCTTCCTTGGGCTGTTCCGTTTTGTTGCTACCCGCGTCACCGTCGATACCCCCAATGGGCTGCAGAACCTGGTCGAAATGACTGTCGAGTTCGTGCAGAACATGGTCAAGGATACCTTCCACGGCCGTAATCCACTGATCGCCCCGCTGGCCCTGACCATCTTCGTCTGGGTCCTGCTGATGAACTCGCTGAAGTGGATTCCGGTCGACTACATACCGCAGCTGGCGGTGCTGTTCGGTCAGTACGTCCTGGGCATGGACCCGCATGACGTCTACTTCAAGATTGTTCCGACCACCGATCCCAATGCCACCTTCGGCATGTCTATCGGGGTGTTCGCGCTGATCATTTTCTACAGCTTCAAGGTCAAGGGCACCGGCGGATTCATGAAGGAGCTGTCCTTCACCCCGTTCAACCACTGGGCCCTGATTCCGGTCAACCTGTTCCTGGAAATTCTCGGTCTGCTGACCAAGCCGCTGAGCCTTGCGCTGCGTCTGTTCGGCAATATGTATGCCGGTGAAGTGGTGTTCATCCTGATCGCGCTGCTGCCGTTCTACCTGCAGTGGGTACTGAACGTGCCGTGGGCGATCTTCCACATCCTGGTCATTCCGCTGCAGGCCTTCATCTTCATGGTGCTCACCATTGTGTATCTGAGCGCTGCCCATGAGGACCATTG is a genomic window of Halopseudomonas phragmitis containing:
- the atpB gene encoding F0F1 ATP synthase subunit A produces the protein MASTSVEYIQHHLQNLTFGKLPAGYERYDGSVLQEATWTVAKSGSEAADMGFMAFHLDTLGWSILMGIIFLGLFRFVATRVTVDTPNGLQNLVEMTVEFVQNMVKDTFHGRNPLIAPLALTIFVWVLLMNSLKWIPVDYIPQLAVLFGQYVLGMDPHDVYFKIVPTTDPNATFGMSIGVFALIIFYSFKVKGTGGFMKELSFTPFNHWALIPVNLFLEILGLLTKPLSLALRLFGNMYAGEVVFILIALLPFYLQWVLNVPWAIFHILVIPLQAFIFMVLTIVYLSAAHEDH